One Ilumatobacter coccineus YM16-304 genomic window, CGATCGCGAAGCCGACGGAGTCGAACACGGTGAGCTCGTCGTCGGACTGTCGGCCGGGACGTTCGCCGGTGAGCACCTGCCACAGTTCGGTGATCGGCCAGTCGTGCGGGAGGAACTGGATCTCGCCTTCGATGAACGACTGCTCGGGGAACTCGACGAACGTCGACGCGCGCTTCACCAACTCGATGTCGAGCTCGGTCTTGCCGGGGCAGTCGCCGCCGATGGCGTTGATGTGGAGCCCGCGGCGTGGACCGCGCGACGCCTCGGTGCTGCGGACCATCTCGTCGGTCAAGACGGTGGCGTTTCGCTTGTCGGCGGTGCAGGTGGTGACGATGTGCGCGCCGGTGATCGCCTCCTCGGCGCTGCGGCAGATCGTGACGTCGAAGCCCAGCGCCGTCGCATTGCGCTCGAACTTGGTCATGGCCGCAGGATCGGTGTCGAACACGCGCAGCGTCTCGATGCCGAGGTTGGCGCGGAACGCGAGCGCCTGGAACTCGCTCTGCGCCCCCGAACCGATCATGCCCATCACGGACGCGTGTGCAGGGGCGAGCACCTTGGCGGCCATCGCGGAGGTGGCAGCGGTGCGCAGCGCGGTGAGCAGCGTCATCTCCGACAGCATGAGCGGGTAGCCGGTGTCGACGTCGGCGAGTGCGCCGAACGCGGTCACCGTCTGCAGGCCGCGGGTCGAGTTGATGGGGTGGCCGTTGACGAACTTGAAGCCGTAGGTCTCGCCGTCGCTCGTCGGCATCAGTTCGATCACGCCGTGTTCGGAATGGCTGGCGACCCGTGGGGTCTTGTCGAACACGGGCCAGCGGCGGAAGTCGTGTTCCATCGCCGCGACCAGGTCGCGCAGGATGTTCTCGATGCCGGTGTCGGCAGCCCAGCGGGCCAGGTTGTGCACGTTCACGAATCGGACCATGCCTCGACCGTACGACTGGGCGATGTGTCGCCTCAAGCGGCAGATAGTGAGAAGTGTGGTCGCTGGATGCGCAATCTGTGCAGTCGGATCATACGATGTGTGCATGACGGAGCTCGACGAGACCGATCGTCGGTTGATCGCACTGCTGCGCGCCGACGGGCGTGCGCCGGTCACCACGTTGGCACGGCAACTCGGCGTCACGCGGGCCACGGTCAACAGCCGCCTCGAGCGGCTGATCGATTCGGGCCTGGTGCTCGGTTTCACCGTGCGCGTCCGCGAAGACCACGGCGACGACGACGTGCGCGCCGTGTCGCTCATCGAGGTCAACGGCCGCAACACCACCGACGTCATCAAGCAGTTGCGCGGGATGCCCGAACTCCAGTCGCTGCACACCACCAACGGAGGCTGGGACCTCGTCGCCGAGATCCGCTGCGGTTCGCTGCGCGAGTTCGACGACGTGCTCCGGCAGATCCGCACCTGCGACGGCGTCATCAACTCCGAGACCAGCCTGCTCCTCAACTCCGTCATGCGCTGACCCGTCATCCGGTGTCAGACACCCGATGACGCACGTCAGCGGAGGAGGCGGCCGTGGCGGTGCATCGTGCGGCTGATCGACTGTTCTCTCATCCAGTGTTGGAGTTCGAGGTGGCCGTCGCTCACGGGAGGTGTCTCGTCGACGGCGATGTTGACGTCGTGGAGGATTCGGCGAGCCGCATCGTCGAGCGACGTGACGAGACGGACCCGGTCGACACCGCTGCGAGCAGCGCGCCGAGCGAAGTCGCCGTCGGACTCGGCGGCGACGTTCGACTCCACGAGTTCGACGCCGGCGATCTGGGCGGCGAGCCGCAGGAGTGCGAGCGAAGCGTCGTCGGATCCGTCGTGGCGGACCGCGACACGATCGAGTGGACGGTGTCGCAGCACGTTCGATTCGACGGAGAGACCGCTCGCATCGATCGGCGTGGTGAACGTGTCGGACCACGCCGCCTCGAACGAACCGCGAGCCGTGGCGAGCGTCGAGTCACCTCCCGACACCCGCGCGAACTGTGCGACGTAGCCGGGGCCACCGGCCTTCGCGCCACCGCCGACGACCGATCGCTTCCACCCGCC contains:
- a CDS encoding ornithine cyclodeaminase, producing the protein MVRFVNVHNLARWAADTGIENILRDLVAAMEHDFRRWPVFDKTPRVASHSEHGVIELMPTSDGETYGFKFVNGHPINSTRGLQTVTAFGALADVDTGYPLMLSEMTLLTALRTAATSAMAAKVLAPAHASVMGMIGSGAQSEFQALAFRANLGIETLRVFDTDPAAMTKFERNATALGFDVTICRSAEEAITGAHIVTTCTADKRNATVLTDEMVRSTEASRGPRRGLHINAIGGDCPGKTELDIELVKRASTFVEFPEQSFIEGEIQFLPHDWPITELWQVLTGERPGRQSDDELTVFDSVGFAIEDFCALRFLNESITGTDYYDEIDLVAEPADPKNLFGELLGSTLATDTSDVAGAAIDQLRQLVPLAGS
- a CDS encoding Lrp/AsnC family transcriptional regulator is translated as MTELDETDRRLIALLRADGRAPVTTLARQLGVTRATVNSRLERLIDSGLVLGFTVRVREDHGDDDVRAVSLIEVNGRNTTDVIKQLRGMPELQSLHTTNGGWDLVAEIRCGSLREFDDVLRQIRTCDGVINSETSLLLNSVMR